One genomic region from Bacillaceae bacterium S4-13-56 encodes:
- a CDS encoding TetR/AcrR family transcriptional regulator has translation MKKNRPKFKQIIDAAVIVIAENGYHQSQVSKIAKQAGVADGTIYLYFKNKEDILVSLFQEKMGQFVEKIEEEIKPIDSASLKLLKLIEMHFIQLSQDHHLAIVTQLELRQSNKELRQKINDVLKPYLVLMDSIVQEGIDQGIFEPNLNKRLIRQMIFGTLDEMVTNWVMKEQKYNLLEQAETIHDLLLNGLTKRKG, from the coding sequence ATGAAAAAAAACAGGCCGAAGTTTAAACAGATTATTGATGCTGCGGTAATTGTGATAGCAGAAAATGGATACCATCAATCGCAGGTCTCGAAGATAGCAAAGCAAGCAGGTGTAGCTGATGGAACAATCTATCTCTATTTTAAGAATAAAGAGGATATCCTGGTTTCGCTTTTTCAAGAAAAAATGGGTCAATTTGTTGAGAAAATAGAAGAAGAAATAAAGCCGATAGATTCAGCTAGTTTAAAACTATTAAAGTTAATTGAAATGCACTTCATTCAGCTTTCTCAGGATCACCACTTAGCCATTGTGACTCAATTAGAGTTAAGGCAATCCAATAAAGAACTTAGACAAAAAATTAATGATGTTTTAAAACCTTATCTAGTTCTTATGGATTCCATTGTCCAAGAAGGAATCGACCAAGGCATATTTGAACCAAACTTGAATAAGAGACTTATAAGACAAATGATTTTTGGAACTTTAGATGAGATGGTAACAAACTGGGTCATGAAGGAACAAAAATATAATCTGTTAGAGCAGGCTGAGACTATTCATGACTTATTATTAAATGGACTTACGAAGCGAAAGGGGTAA
- a CDS encoding enoyl-CoA hydratase yields MLTLEKTNQVGVVTIESPPANALSSELLQELSETLDNIENNRSIKALILKGEGRFFSAGADIKEFTSLQREKDYEILARKGQDLFERMEKFHIPILAAIHGAALGGGLELAMACHLRIVTPTAKLGLPELTLGIIPGFAGSQRLPRYVGAAKAYEMILTGEPISGEEAVQLGLANHAVSEEELYDFSLKLAEKMASKSGPSIKVIMKLIPFAYTSQFEQGMDTEAKEFGKIFGNEDAKEGIQAFINKRKPNFIDK; encoded by the coding sequence ATGTTAACTTTAGAAAAGACAAATCAAGTTGGAGTGGTCACAATTGAGAGTCCGCCAGCCAATGCTTTGTCTTCCGAGCTACTACAAGAATTATCAGAAACACTGGACAACATAGAGAATAACAGGTCTATAAAAGCATTGATACTAAAGGGAGAAGGGAGGTTCTTTTCAGCTGGTGCTGATATTAAGGAGTTTACTTCCCTCCAAAGGGAAAAAGATTATGAAATTTTAGCAAGAAAAGGTCAAGATTTGTTTGAGCGAATGGAAAAGTTTCATATTCCAATACTTGCTGCCATCCATGGTGCTGCACTTGGAGGCGGTCTTGAACTAGCTATGGCTTGTCATTTACGGATTGTAACTCCGACAGCAAAGTTAGGCCTTCCTGAGTTAACCTTAGGAATTATACCAGGATTCGCAGGATCTCAAAGACTCCCTAGATATGTAGGTGCAGCAAAGGCTTATGAAATGATTTTAACAGGTGAACCCATTTCTGGAGAAGAAGCTGTTCAGTTGGGTCTTGCAAACCATGCAGTATCCGAGGAAGAGTTATATGACTTTTCTCTTAAACTAGCAGAAAAAATGGCTAGCAAAAGTGGACCATCTATAAAAGTGATTATGAAATTAATTCCATTTGCGTACACAAGCCAGTTTGAACAAGGCATGGATACGGAAGCAAAGGAATTTGGAAAGATCTTTGGAAACGAGGATGCGAAAGAAGGCATTCAAGCCTTTATCAATAAAAGAAAGCCAAATTTTATAGACAAATAG
- a CDS encoding electron transfer flavoprotein subunit beta/FixA family protein → MNIYVLLKRTFDTEEKITVSGGKIDEEGAEFIINPYDEYAVEEAIVLRDEHGGEVTIVSVGGEDAEKQLRTALAMGADKAALINIEDDLEAVDQYSTSKILQAYFEDKEVDLILAGNVAIDNASGQVGPRLAELLDIPYVTTITDIKIDGSTVYIDRDIEGDVEKVETSLPLLVTCQQGLNEPRYPSLPGIMKAKKKPLEELELDDLDLDEDDVEPKTKTLEIFLPPEKGAGKVLEGELNDQVKELVSLLRNEAKVL, encoded by the coding sequence ATGAATATCTATGTTTTATTAAAGCGCACTTTTGATACAGAAGAAAAAATTACTGTATCTGGAGGAAAAATTGATGAAGAGGGTGCAGAGTTCATCATTAACCCTTATGATGAGTACGCTGTTGAGGAAGCTATTGTCCTTCGAGATGAGCATGGAGGAGAGGTTACTATAGTTTCTGTAGGGGGAGAAGACGCTGAAAAGCAATTAAGAACAGCCTTAGCAATGGGGGCTGATAAAGCAGCGCTTATTAATATTGAAGATGATCTTGAGGCAGTGGATCAATACTCAACTTCAAAAATCCTACAAGCTTATTTTGAGGATAAGGAAGTAGATCTTATTTTAGCAGGAAATGTAGCGATAGATAATGCCTCCGGTCAAGTAGGTCCCAGATTAGCTGAACTTTTGGATATACCTTATGTAACTACAATTACAGATATCAAGATAGATGGTTCAACAGTTTATATTGATCGTGACATTGAAGGTGATGTTGAAAAGGTAGAAACCTCTTTGCCATTACTTGTGACATGTCAGCAAGGTCTTAATGAGCCTAGGTATCCTTCTTTACCGGGTATCATGAAAGCGAAGAAAAAACCTTTAGAAGAATTAGAGTTAGATGACTTAGATTTAGATGAAGATGATGTAGAGCCAAAAACAAAAACTTTAGAAATTTTCCTTCCACCTGAAAAGGGAGCAGGTAAAGTATTAGAAGGAGAATTGAATGATCAAGTAAAAGAGCTTGTTAGTCTGTTACGTAATGAGGCAAAGGTGCTTTAA
- a CDS encoding electron transfer flavoprotein subunit alpha/FixB family protein, producing the protein MMNKFLVLGELRDGSLRNVSFEAIGAVKKINENAEIVGVICGEGDLNETANEMIYYGATRAITLSNDALKTYTSEGYTQALLSVIDSENPDGIILGHTAVGKDLSPKVAGKLDIGLISDVTDVEVVGDQVVFTRPIYSGKAFEKKIITDGLLFATIRPNNIAPLERDESRNGDIDQQEVEIKDLRTVIKDILRKTSEGVDLSEAKVIIAGGRGVKSKEGFEPLQELADALGGAVGASRGACDADYCDYSLQIGQTGKVVTPDLYIACGISGAIQHLAGMSNSKVIVAINKDPEANIFNVADYGIVGDLFEVVPMLTEEIKKMKVNA; encoded by the coding sequence ATGATGAATAAATTTTTAGTCCTAGGTGAACTTCGTGATGGCTCACTTAGAAATGTTTCTTTTGAGGCAATTGGTGCAGTTAAAAAAATAAATGAAAATGCTGAAATTGTTGGGGTTATATGTGGAGAAGGAGATTTAAATGAAACTGCCAATGAAATGATCTATTACGGAGCAACTCGTGCTATTACTCTTTCCAATGATGCTCTGAAAACGTATACATCTGAAGGTTATACCCAAGCTTTACTTTCTGTTATTGACTCTGAAAATCCTGATGGGATTATTTTAGGTCATACAGCTGTTGGTAAAGACTTGTCTCCTAAGGTTGCAGGTAAACTTGATATAGGGCTAATTTCTGATGTGACAGATGTAGAGGTCGTCGGGGACCAGGTTGTGTTTACGAGACCAATATATTCTGGTAAGGCTTTTGAAAAGAAAATTATAACAGATGGTTTATTATTTGCGACTATTAGACCAAATAATATTGCTCCATTAGAAAGAGACGAAAGTCGTAACGGCGATATTGACCAACAGGAAGTAGAAATCAAAGATCTTCGTACGGTGATCAAAGATATTTTAAGAAAAACTTCTGAAGGAGTGGATTTATCAGAAGCTAAAGTCATTATCGCAGGTGGTCGAGGGGTGAAAAGTAAAGAAGGCTTCGAGCCACTACAGGAATTAGCAGATGCTTTAGGTGGGGCAGTTGGTGCTTCTCGTGGGGCTTGTGATGCTGATTACTGTGATTATTCCCTTCAAATCGGTCAAACGGGAAAGGTTGTTACGCCTGATTTATACATTGCTTGTGGAATTTCAGGGGCTATCCAGCATTTGGCAGGTATGTCTAACTCAAAAGTTATTGTAGCAATAAATAAGGACCCAGAAGCTAATATTTTTAATGTAGCTGACTATGGGATTGTAGGAGACTTATTTGAAGTTGTACCTATGCTTACGGAAGAAATTAAAAAAATGAAAGTAAATGCATAA
- the trxA gene encoding thioredoxin, which yields MAIVAATDQTFSEETGGGLVLADFWAPWCGPCKMIAPVLEEIDSEMSGKVKIVKLDVDENQETASKFGVMSIPTLLFFKGGNVVEQVVGFQPKEALVELINKHA from the coding sequence ATGGCAATTGTAGCAGCTACTGATCAAACCTTTTCTGAAGAAACAGGCGGCGGACTCGTTCTAGCTGACTTTTGGGCACCTTGGTGTGGTCCATGTAAGATGATTGCTCCAGTTTTAGAAGAAATAGATTCTGAAATGAGTGGTAAAGTTAAAATTGTAAAGCTTGATGTAGATGAAAATCAAGAAACAGCTAGTAAATTTGGAGTTATGAGTATTCCGACGTTGCTCTTTTTTAAGGGTGGAAATGTAGTAGAACAAGTGGTTGGTTTCCAACCAAAAGAAGCATTAGTTGAGCTTATTAATAAGCACGCATAA
- the uvrC gene encoding excinuclease ABC subunit UvrC: MKEHLRSKLAVLPDQPGCYLMKDHKGTVIYVGKAKILKNRVRSYFTGAHDGKTLRLVQEIDDFEYIVTSSEMEALILEMNLIKKYDPKYNVLLKDDKTYPYIKITAEEQPRLLVTRQVKRDKGKYFGPYPNVYAARETKKLLDRLYPLRKCSTMPERVCLYYHMKQCLAPCVNNISKETNRQIAQEISRFLNGGHKQVKEDLSKKMLEASENLDFERAKEYRDQIQHIESVMEQQKVTINDQVDRDIFAYAIDKGWMCVQVFFVRSGKLIERDVALFPFFDSPEETFHSYIGRFYIHQNHPKPYEIHVPVEADRELLNRVLDVQVKTPIRGRNKELVQLAKKNAQIALKEKFFLIEKDEERTIKAVEQLGDHLHIETPHRIEAFDNSNIQGTSPVSAMVVFIDGRPNKKEYRKYKVKTVKGPDDYETMREVIRRRYQRVLKENLPLPDLVLIDGGKGQMKAATEVLEDELSLDIPVCGLAKDDKHRTSELLYGSPPAVVELSRKSQAFYLVQRIQDEVHRFAISFHRQVRGKGTIQSKLDQIPGVGEKRRRMLLRHFGSLKKIKESDVKDLTAAGIPQQVAESILEYLSKSQENIDLKD; this comes from the coding sequence TTGAAGGAGCATCTAAGATCTAAGTTAGCTGTTCTCCCAGATCAACCAGGTTGTTACTTAATGAAAGATCATAAAGGAACAGTTATTTATGTAGGAAAAGCAAAAATTTTAAAGAATCGAGTTCGCTCTTATTTTACTGGAGCTCATGATGGGAAAACTTTACGTCTTGTGCAAGAGATAGACGATTTCGAATATATTGTAACCTCCTCTGAAATGGAAGCTCTTATCCTTGAAATGAACTTAATTAAAAAATATGATCCGAAATACAATGTACTACTCAAGGATGACAAGACCTATCCATATATTAAAATCACGGCAGAGGAACAACCAAGATTGCTGGTCACACGCCAAGTGAAAAGAGATAAAGGGAAATATTTCGGCCCTTATCCTAACGTATATGCTGCAAGAGAGACAAAAAAACTACTCGATCGATTATATCCATTAAGAAAGTGCTCTACAATGCCTGAGCGGGTTTGCCTGTACTATCATATGAAACAATGCTTGGCACCTTGTGTGAATAACATATCTAAAGAAACGAATCGGCAAATTGCACAAGAAATTAGCCGATTTTTAAATGGTGGACATAAGCAGGTTAAAGAAGATTTATCAAAAAAAATGCTCGAGGCGTCAGAGAATTTAGATTTTGAAAGAGCAAAGGAATATAGAGATCAGATACAACATATTGAATCTGTTATGGAACAGCAAAAAGTGACTATTAATGATCAAGTAGATCGTGATATTTTTGCCTACGCTATCGATAAAGGGTGGATGTGTGTTCAAGTCTTTTTTGTGAGAAGCGGAAAGCTGATTGAACGTGATGTGGCATTATTTCCTTTTTTTGATAGTCCGGAAGAGACATTTCATAGCTATATTGGACGGTTTTATATCCATCAGAATCACCCTAAACCATATGAAATCCATGTTCCGGTTGAAGCGGATCGCGAGTTATTGAATCGTGTGCTAGATGTTCAAGTCAAAACACCAATCAGAGGTAGAAATAAAGAACTTGTCCAATTGGCCAAGAAAAATGCACAGATAGCTTTAAAAGAAAAGTTTTTTCTTATTGAAAAGGATGAAGAGAGGACAATAAAAGCGGTAGAGCAGTTAGGAGATCATCTGCATATTGAGACTCCTCACCGAATTGAAGCCTTCGACAATTCGAATATTCAAGGAACTTCTCCTGTTTCAGCAATGGTGGTTTTTATTGATGGACGCCCTAACAAAAAGGAGTATCGTAAATACAAAGTAAAGACAGTAAAAGGCCCTGATGATTACGAAACGATGCGCGAAGTTATTCGCAGGCGCTACCAAAGGGTATTAAAAGAAAACTTACCTTTACCTGACCTTGTATTGATTGATGGAGGAAAAGGGCAAATGAAAGCTGCTACAGAGGTATTAGAGGATGAACTGAGTTTAGATATCCCTGTCTGTGGACTTGCCAAGGATGATAAACACCGGACAAGTGAATTATTGTACGGATCTCCACCCGCTGTTGTGGAACTTTCAAGAAAATCTCAAGCTTTTTATTTAGTTCAACGGATTCAAGATGAGGTGCATCGTTTTGCTATTTCCTTTCACCGACAAGTTCGTGGAAAAGGAACGATTCAATCCAAATTGGACCAAATACCAGGAGTAGGAGAAAAACGGAGAAGAATGCTCCTACGACATTTTGGTTCACTTAAGAAAATTAAAGAATCCGATGTGAAGGATTTAACGGCAGCTGGGATTCCCCAACAAGTTGCAGAAAGCATTTTAGAATATCTAAGTAAATCACAAGAAAATATAGATCTAAAGGATTAA
- a CDS encoding DUF2507 domain-containing protein: MKKEKRTFDLYQLSGITGPLAGHELLRHIALPDLLGQDANKILYYMGKNLARKFPLNILDELPYFFKQVGWGDLKLLKEKKTLYSYELTGPIIDVRNNYEQPINYRLECGFIAEQIRLITGRQTEANFEVKNKNTVVFEVLVES; the protein is encoded by the coding sequence ATGAAAAAAGAAAAACGTACCTTTGACTTATATCAATTATCAGGAATCACTGGGCCCTTAGCTGGTCATGAGCTTCTAAGACATATCGCATTACCTGATCTCTTAGGACAAGACGCAAATAAGATCTTGTATTATATGGGGAAAAATTTAGCAAGAAAATTTCCACTAAACATTTTAGATGAGCTTCCGTATTTTTTTAAACAAGTAGGATGGGGAGACTTGAAGTTGTTAAAAGAAAAAAAGACTCTTTATTCTTACGAACTGACAGGTCCTATTATTGATGTCCGTAATAATTATGAACAGCCAATAAATTATCGTTTAGAATGTGGATTTATTGCTGAGCAGATCCGATTAATTACCGGCAGACAAACAGAAGCTAACTTTGAGGTAAAAAATAAGAACACTGTAGTCTTTGAAGTGTTAGTTGAGAGTTAG
- the tnpA gene encoding IS200/IS605 family transposase has product MTDDKKNRHAYYKLTYHLVVVTKYRHKCIFEDIMNRWKQITLELFKKWDCELLEMNGESDHVDLLFDAPTQNNLANTINTGIKQSPLVM; this is encoded by the coding sequence ATGACTGATGACAAAAAGAATCGGCATGCTTATTACAAGTTAACGTACCACTTAGTTGTAGTGACGAAATATAGGCATAAATGTATTTTTGAAGACATAATGAATAGATGGAAACAAATCACACTAGAATTATTTAAAAAGTGGGATTGTGAACTTCTCGAAATGAATGGAGAATCAGATCATGTAGACCTGCTATTTGACGCACCGACTCAGAATAATCTAGCAAACACGATCAACACAGGTATAAAACAGTCACCTCTCGTAATGTAA
- a CDS encoding succinate dehydrogenase cytochrome b558 subunit, producing the protein MAQDREFQMRRLHSLLGVIPIGIFLVQHLVVNNFATRGPEAFNAAAGFMESLPFRYFLEVFIIFLPLLYHAIYGVYIALTAKNNLSRYGFFRNWMFYLQRLTGIITLIFVVWHVWGTRIAIGLGRAELDYSLMADIFSSPFMLVFYIVGVVSTIFHFSNGLWSFLVSWGIAQSPRSQLYATYFSMIVFVLLTYVGLTAIFAFV; encoded by the coding sequence ATGGCTCAAGATCGTGAATTTCAAATGCGTAGGCTCCATTCTTTGCTAGGGGTAATTCCAATTGGAATATTTTTAGTCCAACATCTAGTGGTCAATAATTTTGCTACTAGAGGACCAGAGGCATTTAATGCGGCTGCTGGTTTTATGGAAAGTTTACCTTTTAGGTATTTCTTAGAAGTATTTATTATCTTTTTACCATTATTGTACCATGCGATCTATGGGGTGTACATTGCATTAACAGCTAAAAACAATTTAAGTAGGTATGGTTTCTTTAGAAACTGGATGTTTTATTTGCAACGCCTAACAGGAATCATAACTCTTATATTTGTAGTATGGCATGTCTGGGGAACGCGTATTGCAATTGGGTTAGGGAGAGCGGAATTAGACTATTCCTTAATGGCTGACATTTTTTCTAGTCCGTTTATGCTTGTGTTTTACATAGTTGGGGTCGTTTCTACAATTTTCCACTTTTCGAATGGACTTTGGTCATTTCTTGTTAGCTGGGGAATCGCGCAATCTCCACGTTCGCAACTATATGCAACTTATTTTTCAATGATAGTCTTTGTTTTACTGACATATGTCGGACTAACAGCTATTTTTGCCTTTGTATAA
- the sdhA gene encoding succinate dehydrogenase flavoprotein subunit, translating into MSNRNIVIVGGGLAGLMAAIKVAEAGAHVDLLSIVPVKRSHSVCAQGGINGAVNTKGEGDSPWEHLDDTVYGGDFLANQPPVKAMCEAAPSIIHMLDRMGVMFNRTPEGLLDFRRFGGTQHHRTAFAGATTGQQLLYALDEQVRRYEVEGLVTKYEGWEFLSAVIDEEGVGRGVVAQNLYSHEIKAFKADATIIASGGPGIIFGKSTNSVINTGSAASALYQQGVHYANGEFIQIHPTAIPGDDKLRLMSESARGEGGRVWTYKDGEPWYFLEEKYPAYGNLVPRDIATREIFDVCVNQKLGINGENMVYLDLSHKDPKELDIKLGGIIEIYEKFMGDDPRKVPMKIFPAVHYSMGGLWVDFDQMTNIPGILAAGECDYSQHGANRLGANSLLSSIYGGMVAGPNAIKYIDGLEKSAEDISDSIFDKQLQYEQEKFDRILAMDGDENAYVIHKELGEWMTDNVTVVRENSKLLQTDEKIQELLERFEKINVNDTMRWSNQGAMFVRQLENMLHLARVITIGAYNRNESRGAHYKPEFPDRNDDEWLKTTIATFDPENKAPVFTYEDVDVSLIKPRKRDYTKKKGGK; encoded by the coding sequence ATGAGTAACCGTAATATCGTTATCGTCGGTGGTGGTCTTGCAGGTTTAATGGCTGCAATCAAAGTTGCTGAAGCTGGCGCACATGTTGATTTGTTATCAATTGTTCCTGTAAAGCGTTCTCACTCTGTATGTGCCCAAGGTGGAATTAACGGAGCGGTAAATACAAAAGGAGAAGGGGATTCTCCATGGGAACACTTAGACGATACAGTTTATGGTGGAGACTTCTTAGCGAATCAACCACCTGTTAAAGCAATGTGTGAAGCTGCACCAAGTATTATTCATATGTTGGACCGTATGGGGGTTATGTTTAATCGTACACCGGAAGGACTCTTAGATTTTAGAAGATTCGGAGGTACTCAACATCACCGTACAGCATTTGCTGGTGCTACGACTGGGCAGCAATTGTTGTATGCATTAGATGAACAGGTTCGTCGTTATGAAGTGGAAGGACTTGTTACGAAATATGAAGGATGGGAATTCTTATCTGCTGTAATTGATGAAGAAGGTGTGGGGCGAGGAGTTGTTGCTCAAAACCTTTACTCTCATGAAATAAAAGCATTTAAGGCAGACGCCACAATTATTGCTTCTGGCGGTCCTGGAATTATTTTTGGAAAATCAACGAACTCTGTTATTAACACAGGTTCTGCTGCTTCGGCTTTATATCAGCAAGGGGTACACTATGCAAATGGAGAGTTTATTCAAATTCATCCAACAGCAATTCCAGGTGACGATAAATTACGTTTAATGAGTGAATCTGCACGTGGAGAAGGTGGACGTGTATGGACTTATAAAGATGGGGAGCCTTGGTACTTCCTAGAGGAGAAATATCCAGCCTATGGAAACCTTGTTCCAAGGGATATAGCAACTCGTGAAATCTTTGATGTATGTGTCAATCAAAAACTTGGAATTAATGGAGAGAACATGGTCTATCTTGACCTTTCTCATAAAGATCCGAAAGAATTGGATATAAAGCTTGGTGGAATTATTGAAATTTATGAGAAGTTTATGGGGGATGACCCACGTAAGGTACCAATGAAAATTTTCCCTGCCGTTCACTATTCTATGGGAGGACTTTGGGTAGATTTTGACCAAATGACGAATATACCAGGAATTTTGGCAGCAGGTGAATGTGACTATTCACAACATGGGGCTAACCGTCTGGGTGCTAACTCTCTTCTTTCATCTATTTATGGAGGAATGGTTGCAGGACCTAATGCTATTAAATATATCGATGGTTTAGAAAAATCTGCGGAAGACATAAGTGATAGCATCTTTGATAAGCAACTTCAATATGAGCAAGAAAAGTTTGATCGTATTTTGGCGATGGATGGTGATGAGAACGCCTATGTTATCCATAAAGAGCTTGGAGAATGGATGACAGATAACGTTACTGTTGTTCGTGAAAATTCTAAGTTGTTACAGACCGATGAAAAGATACAAGAACTATTAGAACGATTTGAAAAAATTAATGTAAATGACACAATGAGGTGGAGTAACCAAGGGGCTATGTTTGTTCGTCAATTGGAAAACATGCTTCATCTAGCACGTGTTATTACGATTGGTGCATATAACCGTAACGAGAGTCGTGGAGCTCACTATAAACCAGAGTTTCCAGACCGTAACGATGACGAATGGTTGAAGACAACTATTGCAACCTTTGATCCTGAAAATAAAGCTCCTGTTTTCACATATGAAGATGTGGATGTCTCCTTAATAAAGCCTCGTAAACGAGACTATACGAAGAAAAAAGGGGGTAAATAA
- the sdhB gene encoding succinate dehydrogenase iron-sulfur subunit, with product MSEKKVITLMIQRQDNPESAPYEETFEVPYRENMNVISALMEIRRNPVNSKGEKTTPVFWDMNCLEEVCGACSMVINGKARQSCTALVDQLEQPIRLEPMRTFPVQRDLAVDRSRMFDSLKKVKAWIPIDGTYDLGPGPRMPETKRQWAYELSKCMTCGVCLEACPNVNSKSDFIGPQSLSQVRLFNAHPTGEMNKAERLQTIMGDGGLANCGNSQNCVQSCPKGIPLTTSIAALNRDASIQSFRNFFGSDR from the coding sequence ATGAGTGAAAAGAAAGTAATAACCCTCATGATTCAAAGGCAGGATAATCCCGAATCAGCTCCGTATGAGGAAACGTTTGAAGTTCCATATAGAGAAAATATGAATGTCATATCTGCTTTAATGGAAATTCGTAGAAATCCTGTAAACAGTAAAGGGGAGAAAACCACCCCTGTATTTTGGGATATGAACTGTTTAGAGGAAGTTTGTGGAGCCTGTTCTATGGTTATTAATGGGAAAGCTCGTCAATCTTGTACTGCTTTAGTCGATCAATTGGAACAACCAATCCGCCTTGAGCCAATGAGAACATTCCCGGTTCAGCGTGACCTAGCCGTAGACCGTAGTAGAATGTTTGATTCATTGAAAAAAGTAAAAGCATGGATTCCTATTGATGGAACTTATGATTTAGGACCTGGGCCAAGAATGCCAGAAACAAAAAGACAATGGGCTTACGAATTGTCTAAATGTATGACATGTGGGGTCTGCTTAGAAGCTTGTCCAAATGTAAATAGTAAATCAGATTTTATTGGACCACAGTCTCTTTCTCAAGTTCGTTTATTTAATGCACATCCAACTGGAGAAATGAATAAAGCGGAACGTCTTCAAACCATTATGGGAGATGGAGGACTAGCTAATTGTGGAAATTCACAAAACTGTGTTCAATCATGTCCAAAAGGTATTCCTTTAACGACATCTATTGCTGCTCTAAATAGAGATGCAAGTATTCAATCATTTAGAAATTTCTTTGGAAGTGATCGATAA
- a CDS encoding LuxR C-terminal-related transcriptional regulator: protein MKDGDYKQKQLLTKREKEVFELLVQDKTTKDIAQELFISEKTVRNHISNAIQKLGVKGRSQAVVELLRMGELTL, encoded by the coding sequence TTGAAAGACGGAGACTATAAGCAGAAGCAACTATTAACCAAAAGAGAGAAAGAGGTCTTTGAATTGCTTGTTCAAGACAAGACGACGAAAGATATTGCACAAGAACTATTTATTTCAGAAAAGACCGTCCGAAACCATATTTCAAATGCGATACAGAAGTTAGGTGTAAAGGGGCGCTCGCAGGCAGTTGTGGAGCTTCTGCGCATGGGAGAACTTACACTGTAA
- a CDS encoding MarR family transcriptional regulator yields the protein MIKQNGREILQNYPITPPQFVALQWLLEYGAMTIGDLSQKMYFAYSTTTDLVDRMEKNELVMRKKDSKDRRVVQIHLLEKGKKIIQEVVAKRQEYLTTILEGFSEEETRNIQDILSKLQREMEKGT from the coding sequence ATGATAAAACAGAATGGTAGGGAAATTTTGCAAAATTACCCTATCACACCTCCACAGTTTGTTGCTCTTCAATGGCTATTGGAGTATGGGGCAATGACTATCGGTGATTTATCTCAAAAAATGTATTTTGCATATAGCACTACTACTGATCTAGTAGATAGAATGGAAAAAAACGAACTTGTAATGAGAAAGAAAGATTCTAAAGATCGAAGAGTAGTCCAAATACATCTTTTAGAAAAAGGGAAAAAGATCATTCAAGAAGTTGTGGCTAAAAGACAGGAATACCTAACAACTATTCTTGAAGGTTTTTCAGAAGAGGAAACAAGGAATATCCAAGACATACTTTCAAAACTCCAAAGAGAGATGGAGAAAGGGACATAA